The Solirubrobacterales bacterium genome includes a region encoding these proteins:
- a CDS encoding calcium-binding protein, with protein sequence MCAAALYAMLAVWGSSETAAGAQTCFGRAATIVRGSGNDTIQGTAGSDVIVAGGGNDTVAAGDGVDYVCGEGDDDTIDTGRGDDFLDGGNGSDELHGYNGGDKIIGGTGRDFLDGRRGELGDVLIGGRGRDRMIGGERSVGGGGNDRINGTGYVNDSHQDVLKGGSGRDHIAGDDSGRGRDVIRGGADADKLRGLAHRDRIFGEAGDDELHGGPGDDNLDGGPDFDTCDQGGGAGAVVNCEA encoded by the coding sequence GTGTGCGCGGCGGCGCTCTACGCGATGCTCGCCGTCTGGGGGAGCAGCGAGACCGCCGCCGGGGCCCAAACCTGCTTCGGCCGCGCGGCGACGATCGTTCGCGGCTCCGGAAACGACACCATCCAGGGCACCGCGGGCAGCGATGTGATCGTCGCGGGCGGGGGCAACGACACCGTCGCCGCCGGCGACGGGGTCGACTACGTCTGCGGTGAGGGCGACGACGACACGATCGACACCGGCAGGGGCGACGACTTCCTCGATGGCGGGAACGGATCCGACGAGCTCCACGGCTACAACGGCGGCGACAAGATCATCGGAGGTACCGGCAGAGACTTCCTCGACGGGCGCCGCGGCGAGCTCGGTGACGTGCTGATCGGCGGGCGGGGCAGAGACCGTATGATCGGCGGGGAGAGATCGGTCGGCGGCGGGGGCAACGACCGGATCAACGGCACCGGCTACGTGAACGATTCTCACCAAGACGTCCTCAAGGGAGGATCCGGACGCGACCACATCGCGGGCGACGACAGCGGGCGCGGCCGCGACGTGATCCGTGGCGGTGCGGACGCCGACAAACTGAGGGGACTGGCTCACCGGGATCGGATTTTCGGCGAGGCCGGCGACGACGAGCTGCACGGCGGTCCCGGCGACGACAACCTCGACGGCGGCCCCGACTTCGACACCTGCGACCAGGGGGGCGGCGCCGGCGCCGTGGTCAACTGCGAGGCTTGA